One region of Quercus lobata isolate SW786 chromosome 2, ValleyOak3.0 Primary Assembly, whole genome shotgun sequence genomic DNA includes:
- the LOC115978346 gene encoding transcription factor PRE6-like: MSSRRSRQSGASRITDDQIIDLVSKLRQLVPEIQNRRSDKVSASKVLQETCNYIRSLHREVDDLSERLSQLLATIDADSAEAAIIRSLISQ; this comes from the exons ATGTCTAGCAGAAGGTCAAGGCAATCTGGGGCTTCAAGGATTACTGATGACCAAATCATCGACCTCGTTTCCAAGTTACGCCAACTTGTTCCTGAGATTCAAAATAGGCGTTCTGACAAG gtaTCTGCTTCTAAGGTCCTACAAGAGACCTGCAACTATATCAGAAGCTTGCACAGAGAAGTGGATGACCTTAGCGAGCGACTGTCCCAACTTTTGGCCACAATTGATGCTGATAGCGCTGAGGCTGCGATAATTAGGAGCTTAATCTCGCAATAA